In one window of Leptospira sp. WS92.C1 DNA:
- a CDS encoding GyrI-like domain-containing protein has protein sequence MNKKESKKLYPIWDHIQNKIGEPIGLNQLAFLSNLSPWHFHRIFSKLQGESVQEHIRRLRLEKAAYELKISGYPILEIALEAGYESNEAFTKAFKRIFDQTPKQFRNRFQKEKRFVWKGDTIPEGIDLSEIYKKEISSFSIVYVRHHGPYEEFPGFDPDSQEIKSLLEFLKSQNAVPENHQWLGISQDDPEITPPDKIRFDLGVSVRDGEYLKRIKLGKQIVQGGKYLAIRYRGEYSGLPKVYSFFINHFVSEKKLILKNSPPFEIYLDPFQKKFKTMITDIYIPIQK, from the coding sequence GTGAACAAAAAAGAATCCAAAAAGCTCTACCCGATTTGGGACCATATCCAAAATAAAATCGGAGAACCCATCGGACTCAATCAACTCGCGTTTCTTTCTAATCTATCGCCTTGGCATTTTCATCGTATTTTTTCCAAGCTCCAAGGCGAATCCGTTCAAGAACATATCCGTCGTTTGCGTTTGGAGAAGGCGGCCTATGAACTCAAGATTTCCGGTTATCCGATTCTTGAAATAGCCTTGGAGGCGGGTTACGAATCCAACGAAGCGTTTACAAAAGCGTTCAAAAGAATTTTCGATCAGACACCGAAACAATTCCGAAACCGATTCCAAAAAGAAAAACGATTCGTTTGGAAAGGAGATACAATTCCGGAGGGAATTGATCTCAGCGAAATTTATAAAAAAGAAATCTCCTCTTTTTCCATCGTCTATGTCCGACATCACGGTCCTTATGAGGAGTTTCCGGGATTTGACCCCGATTCTCAGGAAATAAAATCTTTGCTCGAATTCTTAAAGTCGCAAAATGCCGTTCCCGAAAATCATCAATGGTTGGGAATTTCCCAAGACGATCCCGAAATTACGCCGCCCGACAAAATACGATTTGATCTCGGAGTTTCGGTGAGAGACGGGGAATATTTAAAACGGATCAAACTTGGAAAACAAATCGTGCAAGGAGGAAAGTATTTGGCGATTCGATACAGAGGTGAATATTCCGGATTGCCAAAGGTATATTCGTTTTTTATAAATCATTTTGTGTCGGAGAAAAAGTTGATTCTAAAAAATTCCCCTCCGTTTGAGATTTACTTGGATCCTTTCCAAAAAAAATTCAAAACGATGATTACGGATATTTATATTCCGATTCAAAAATAA
- a CDS encoding TfoX/Sxy family DNA transformation protein → MKEKIPNLGKTILKRLQGIGIFNLEDLKQIGAVQGYLRMQFLESDRLPFCYYLYSLEGAILGKSWREIGEDRKRELRQKVSESREQKRIQKALPDLGPYPK, encoded by the coding sequence ATGAAAGAAAAAATCCCGAATTTAGGAAAGACCATTCTAAAACGTTTGCAAGGAATCGGAATCTTCAATTTGGAAGACTTAAAACAAATCGGCGCGGTTCAGGGTTATCTGAGAATGCAATTTTTAGAATCCGATCGTTTGCCGTTTTGTTATTATCTGTATTCTCTGGAAGGAGCGATCCTCGGTAAATCCTGGAGGGAAATTGGAGAAGACAGAAAACGGGAATTGAGACAAAAAGTTTCCGAATCTCGTGAACAAAAAAGAATCCAAAAAGCTCTACCCGATTTGGGACCATATCCAAAATAA
- a CDS encoding VOC family protein, whose amino-acid sequence MRFKSFQKGIITKRIQESKEFYTKILGFDIKFETDWFVLLCLPENPDFEIGFMLPNQEQVRKEYFRKEYSGFGIWIILESLNVTKDFEQMKSNGAPIDLPLTEEEWGDVHFTLVDPNGIGIDIVQAKEAHEFLTDATAG is encoded by the coding sequence ATGCGTTTCAAAAGTTTTCAAAAAGGGATCATCACAAAGCGGATTCAAGAATCGAAGGAATTTTACACAAAAATTCTCGGGTTCGATATCAAATTTGAAACCGATTGGTTTGTTCTTTTATGTCTGCCCGAAAACCCTGATTTTGAAATCGGATTCATGCTTCCGAATCAGGAACAGGTCCGAAAGGAGTATTTTCGAAAAGAATATTCCGGTTTTGGAATCTGGATCATTTTAGAATCTTTGAATGTAACAAAAGACTTTGAACAGATGAAATCAAACGGAGCTCCGATTGATCTTCCTCTCACCGAAGAAGAATGGGGTGATGTTCATTTTACTCTCGTGGATCCGAATGGAATCGGGATCGATATCGTTCAAGCCAAGGAAGCGCACGAGTTTCTGACGGACGCAACCGCGGGATGA
- a CDS encoding long-chain fatty acid--CoA ligase codes for MSNTTLKNFKNLAQLFRDSVQTHQNEKSFLTKNSKGIFDGPTYGELYNDALSLASYLIENCGLKPQENVGLIADNRLEWILTDLAVLFSGAADVPRGSDATIKDMEYILSHADCRIVFIENSSVFKKLNSIQNKLKNIEYVILMDGTPDIYKEQKVLSFRKILEEGQTLSKDKVLARIDQIEPEDLLTLIYTSGTTGDPKGVMLTHTNVLSQIRNIPLELTKDEKILSILPVWHIFERIFEIISITFGCKTYYTNIRALKEDLQIVKPTFMASAPRLWESIFQGIQSKVQGMKGISKLLFIAALKTNRIRYNHVSVLKNLKLKLIPESFFLSVFKKIDSFLILSFVILPAKLLDGIVLKKVRQATGGHLKASVSGGGALPLHVDELFNAIGIPVLEGYGLTETSPILSMRTPEQLIVGTVGKIFPQTEIRILDIVTGKDIYPGPNPFGKKGELIVRGPQVMKGYYKNPEATEKIFQDGWFKTGDLGLMTANSYLKIVGRIKETIVLSNGENLEPVPIEAKLQESPLIESCMVVGQDKKFPGVLIVPSLENLKQYGNDLNSICKNPEVKTLIRTEISKMISDQNGFKSFERIGGFSLLDRSWEKGEELTAKLSLKRFVITEKYSKQIDRIYENGK; via the coding sequence ATGTCCAACACAACTTTAAAGAATTTTAAGAATCTGGCACAACTGTTTCGAGATTCGGTTCAGACCCATCAAAATGAAAAATCCTTTTTAACCAAAAATTCAAAGGGAATCTTTGACGGACCCACTTATGGAGAACTTTACAATGACGCATTGTCTCTCGCATCTTATCTGATCGAAAACTGCGGATTAAAACCTCAAGAGAATGTGGGATTGATCGCGGACAATCGTTTGGAATGGATTCTGACGGATCTCGCGGTTTTATTTTCCGGCGCAGCCGATGTTCCAAGAGGCAGTGACGCGACGATCAAGGATATGGAATACATTCTTTCCCATGCGGATTGCAGAATCGTTTTTATAGAAAATTCTTCCGTATTCAAAAAATTGAATTCGATTCAAAACAAACTTAAGAATATAGAATATGTGATTTTGATGGACGGAACTCCGGATATTTATAAAGAGCAAAAGGTTCTTTCGTTTCGGAAAATTTTGGAGGAAGGACAAACGCTTTCGAAAGATAAGGTTTTAGCTCGGATCGATCAAATTGAGCCGGAAGACCTTTTGACCCTCATTTATACATCCGGAACCACGGGTGATCCAAAAGGAGTGATGTTGACTCATACGAACGTACTTTCCCAAATTCGAAACATTCCGTTAGAATTGACAAAGGACGAAAAGATCCTTTCGATTCTTCCCGTTTGGCATATTTTCGAAAGAATTTTTGAAATCATTTCGATCACATTCGGGTGTAAAACGTATTATACCAATATCCGGGCTTTAAAGGAAGATCTGCAGATCGTAAAGCCTACGTTTATGGCCTCGGCTCCTCGACTCTGGGAAAGTATTTTTCAGGGGATTCAATCCAAAGTTCAGGGGATGAAAGGAATCAGTAAGCTCTTATTTATAGCTGCTCTCAAAACAAATCGGATCAGATACAATCACGTTTCCGTTTTAAAAAATCTTAAATTGAAACTGATTCCCGAATCCTTCTTTCTTTCCGTTTTTAAAAAGATTGATTCTTTTCTAATATTGTCTTTTGTGATTCTTCCTGCAAAGTTGTTGGATGGGATCGTGCTTAAAAAAGTAAGACAAGCAACCGGCGGACATCTGAAAGCCAGCGTTTCCGGAGGAGGGGCGCTGCCGCTTCACGTCGACGAACTGTTCAACGCAATCGGAATCCCCGTTTTGGAAGGTTACGGTCTGACCGAAACGAGTCCGATTCTTTCGATGAGAACTCCGGAGCAGTTGATCGTAGGAACCGTAGGAAAAATCTTTCCTCAAACTGAAATCAGAATTCTGGATATCGTCACAGGAAAGGATATCTATCCCGGCCCGAATCCGTTCGGAAAAAAAGGCGAGCTGATTGTAAGGGGGCCGCAAGTGATGAAAGGATATTATAAAAATCCGGAAGCTACGGAAAAAATTTTTCAAGACGGTTGGTTTAAGACGGGAGATCTCGGATTGATGACCGCGAATTCTTATCTAAAAATCGTGGGAAGAATCAAGGAGACGATTGTACTTTCCAACGGAGAAAATCTGGAACCGGTTCCGATCGAGGCAAAATTGCAGGAATCTCCTTTGATCGAATCTTGTATGGTGGTTGGACAGGATAAAAAATTTCCTGGAGTTCTCATCGTCCCCAGTTTGGAAAATCTAAAACAATACGGGAACGATCTAAATTCGATTTGTAAAAATCCGGAAGTAAAAACTCTGATCCGGACCGAAATTTCAAAAATGATTAGCGATCAAAACGGATTTAAATCCTTTGAAAGAATCGGAGGATTCAGTCTGCTGGATCGTTCTTGGGAAAAAGGGGAGGAATTGACGGCAAAACTTTCTCTCAAACGTTTTGTGATCACCGAGAAATATTCAAAACAAATCGATCGGATTTACGAAAACGGAAAATAA
- a CDS encoding helix-turn-helix domain-containing protein: MWIELYGYASALCAALIGIMLAVSRRKHPTFKIGSFLFVSISIWLLQLHLFTSGKLIHFPEFIFLHIPFAICTGPLFYLLIQSIFKIEYLWERSQWLHIVFVMILTLFFLPIAWIPTQDKLELFRKNVTVISPFFKSYILFFLSISYIIPGIYIAFSFRFLFNLKILSSAGKEKSIFVFYLILSVFALSKFVTFIGFLSEGFGFLKKVGAFGFSTGVFLIFILLARYPDFLDLLRRGIREIRRQQNRISSDQTVSTLEKIRNLFEVEKIYLDEDLSLKTLAYKLSLRPDQLSQVINDSYGKNFNRFLNNHRIREAIRILKDEPDLKIIHVAMRCGFNSKSSFNESFRRETGITPTEYLKKKSMES; encoded by the coding sequence GTGTGGATTGAATTGTACGGATATGCGAGCGCGCTTTGTGCCGCTTTGATCGGGATTATGTTGGCGGTGAGCCGCAGAAAACATCCTACCTTTAAAATCGGCTCTTTTCTATTTGTATCGATTTCGATTTGGTTGTTGCAGCTCCATCTTTTTACATCGGGCAAGCTGATTCATTTTCCGGAATTTATCTTTTTACACATTCCATTTGCGATTTGCACGGGACCTCTTTTTTATCTATTGATCCAATCGATTTTTAAAATCGAATATCTCTGGGAAAGAAGTCAATGGCTGCATATCGTTTTTGTTATGATTTTGACTCTTTTTTTTCTTCCAATCGCTTGGATTCCCACTCAAGACAAATTGGAGTTATTTCGAAAGAACGTTACCGTAATTTCCCCGTTTTTTAAGAGCTATATTCTATTTTTCTTAAGTATTAGCTATATTATACCCGGGATTTACATCGCATTTTCGTTTCGATTTTTGTTCAATTTGAAAATTCTATCGTCCGCCGGAAAAGAAAAATCCATTTTTGTATTTTATCTGATACTCAGCGTGTTTGCACTTTCCAAATTCGTTACGTTTATAGGATTTCTTTCCGAAGGATTCGGCTTTTTAAAAAAGGTAGGGGCGTTTGGATTTTCGACCGGAGTATTTTTAATTTTCATTCTTCTGGCTCGTTACCCCGATTTTTTGGATTTGCTTCGGAGGGGGATCCGAGAAATCCGCAGACAACAAAATCGCATTTCATCGGATCAAACCGTTTCCACATTGGAGAAAATTCGAAATCTATTTGAGGTAGAAAAGATCTATCTCGACGAGGATCTTTCTCTCAAAACGCTTGCGTATAAACTTTCACTTCGGCCGGATCAGCTTTCTCAGGTGATCAACGATTCTTACGGAAAGAACTTCAACAGATTCTTAAACAATCATAGAATTCGGGAAGCGATTCGCATTTTAAAAGACGAGCCGGATTTAAAAATAATACACGTCGCGATGCGTTGCGGATTTAACAGTAAAAGTTCGTTTAACGAATCCTTTCGAAGAGAAACGGGAATCACTCCCACCGAATATCTCAAAAAAAAGAGTATGGAATCATGA
- a CDS encoding ACP S-malonyltransferase encodes MAIANFLNQVKAGGGKLFLQFGGQGSPFLKELSKLYESEPSLKEFFELSFKTISEEVPKLDKKIIYGGYDFESWIKNPDSAPDENYLCSAPVSIVGIFLTQIGNYLSFTHKGFPISELISNSIGATGHSQGVISSALFALGKEGADFYSAYTKFLKFILYIGYRAQELVGPYNPSEALIKANEEIGDKQPAPMVAVIGYSQKELEDRVKQTNEALGLSGNKAIYVSLFNTPDSNIVSGSPEFLLELRKKFKAEMDEKKVKFVYLRTTAPFHSPHMDETEKVIPSDMERIGFAFKGSDLKIPVYSIFDGRNMQSDDGIGLPLFREMLIKTLYWDKAVKPFVNTPNVTGIDFGPSIVSQKLTQANLGTSENKIYAVSNPKDIKVLLA; translated from the coding sequence ATGGCAATCGCAAACTTTCTCAATCAAGTCAAAGCCGGTGGAGGAAAACTCTTCCTGCAATTTGGAGGACAAGGTTCTCCTTTCTTGAAAGAACTCTCCAAACTTTATGAATCCGAGCCCTCTCTCAAAGAATTTTTTGAACTCTCTTTTAAGACCATAAGTGAAGAAGTTCCCAAACTCGATAAAAAGATTATCTACGGCGGTTACGATTTCGAAAGTTGGATTAAAAACCCGGATTCGGCTCCCGATGAAAACTATCTTTGCAGCGCTCCCGTGTCCATTGTTGGAATTTTTCTGACTCAAATAGGAAACTATCTCTCGTTCACTCACAAAGGGTTTCCGATCTCCGAATTGATTTCCAATTCCATCGGAGCAACAGGACATAGCCAGGGAGTGATCTCTTCCGCGTTATTCGCGCTTGGAAAAGAAGGCGCCGATTTTTATTCCGCATATACAAAATTTCTAAAATTCATTTTGTATATTGGATACAGAGCTCAGGAGCTCGTAGGGCCTTATAATCCTTCCGAAGCTTTGATTAAGGCAAACGAAGAGATCGGCGATAAACAACCCGCTCCGATGGTCGCGGTGATCGGTTACTCTCAAAAAGAACTGGAAGACAGAGTCAAACAAACAAACGAAGCTCTGGGTTTGAGCGGAAACAAAGCGATTTACGTAAGTCTTTTCAATACCCCCGATTCCAATATCGTTTCCGGAAGCCCGGAATTTCTTTTAGAACTCCGCAAAAAATTCAAAGCGGAAATGGACGAGAAAAAAGTAAAGTTCGTATATCTCAGAACTACCGCTCCGTTTCATTCTCCACACATGGATGAAACCGAAAAAGTGATTCCTTCCGATATGGAAAGAATCGGCTTTGCTTTCAAAGGTTCCGATCTGAAAATTCCCGTGTATTCGATCTTTGACGGAAGAAACATGCAATCGGACGACGGAATCGGTCTTCCTCTTTTTAGAGAGATGCTGATCAAAACTCTATACTGGGACAAAGCGGTAAAACCTTTTGTAAACACGCCTAACGTTACCGGTATCGATTTCGGGCCGAGCATCGTGAGTCAGAAACTGACTCAGGCAAACTTGGGAACGTCCGAAAACAAAATTTACGCGGTTTCCAATCCCAAGGATATCAAGGTTCTTCTGGCCTGA
- a CDS encoding DUF2779 domain-containing protein codes for MLAGKGVRSACLETETLSMKTEYILPNPEKENTFELVVLKVSSSFKKQHILEIAFQKLVSQECGFPISKCTLLFVNSKFLFEGKIQPEFFFVRKDVTEEVASKEKETKETSRSLYDLLSKKNLPPKYASRLCSHPRSCSYPEVCLAPKIPGDIFSLREGKEESGRLYKEGILNLKDISDTDSLTYRQKTQIKSVQTGTTHINQKVFSEFFNQIQYPIYFLDFESINPPIPVYLNSYPFQHVPFLFSLHIIREDLFQEPESFYYIDEGITDPRKGILEKLEEWILPGGTILCFNDKFEKRCLEESVTAFPEHKPWLKSIQDDFIDLAKPFWEYDYYHPDQKGSTSLKTILPVITGKSYKDLGIKSGQMANSEFLRVKTESLSASEKEEIQKNLIQYCKLDTYAMVLILRKIREWTQAL; via the coding sequence CTGCTTGCAGGCAAGGGAGTTCGATCTGCTTGTTTGGAAACGGAAACGTTGTCCATGAAAACGGAATACATTCTTCCCAATCCTGAAAAAGAAAACACGTTCGAATTGGTCGTTCTCAAGGTTTCCAGTTCATTCAAAAAACAGCATATACTTGAAATTGCGTTTCAAAAATTAGTGTCGCAGGAATGCGGATTTCCGATTTCAAAATGCACCTTGCTGTTTGTAAATTCCAAGTTCCTGTTTGAGGGAAAAATACAACCCGAATTCTTTTTTGTTCGCAAGGACGTGACGGAGGAAGTCGCCTCCAAAGAAAAGGAAACCAAAGAAACATCGCGATCTCTTTACGATCTTCTCTCGAAAAAAAATTTGCCGCCAAAGTATGCAAGTCGTCTATGCTCTCATCCTAGAAGCTGCTCTTATCCGGAAGTTTGTCTTGCTCCCAAAATTCCGGGGGACATTTTTTCACTCAGAGAAGGAAAGGAAGAATCCGGAAGGTTATACAAAGAAGGAATCCTCAATCTCAAAGATATCTCAGATACGGACTCCCTTACCTATCGTCAAAAAACGCAAATCAAATCGGTGCAGACCGGTACCACTCACATCAATCAAAAAGTTTTTTCCGAGTTTTTCAATCAGATCCAATATCCGATTTATTTTTTAGACTTCGAATCGATCAATCCTCCGATTCCAGTATATCTAAATTCGTATCCGTTTCAACACGTTCCGTTTTTATTCTCCCTTCACATAATTCGTGAGGATCTGTTTCAAGAACCGGAAAGTTTTTATTATATCGACGAGGGAATCACGGACCCGAGAAAAGGAATTCTTGAAAAACTGGAGGAATGGATTCTTCCCGGAGGAACGATTCTTTGTTTTAACGATAAATTCGAAAAAAGATGTCTGGAAGAATCAGTAACGGCGTTTCCCGAACACAAACCCTGGCTCAAATCCATTCAGGACGATTTTATCGATTTAGCAAAACCGTTTTGGGAATACGATTACTACCACCCCGATCAAAAGGGAAGCACTTCTTTAAAAACCATTCTTCCGGTAATCACGGGAAAATCATACAAGGATCTTGGAATCAAATCGGGTCAGATGGCAAACTCCGAATTTTTAAGGGTAAAAACCGAATCTCTTTCCGCATCGGAAAAAGAAGAAATTCAAAAAAATCTCATTCAGTATTGTAAGTTGGATACATACGCGATGGTTCTCATTCTCCGTAAAATCCGTGAATGGACCCAGGCTTTGTAA
- a CDS encoding lysozyme inhibitor LprI family protein, with the protein MKLKSTEDQKKCALKKYEIVDKELNKTYQTIRKTFSESTKRELKEVQQLWIGYRDGICEGPMYSPDETGIESILCKTKTTIERITYLKRVWLSGVPPTDGLGSYVDGFGGSLKLLRKKSVQEIQFELQVVRGPTAHVGEIGGNWTPTKEGKWTWASSPGCSKEDPECCLLEFHTIAASRIEVKEIYCSAYRGARASFDGDYRYEFTEKTLNRMNSVTR; encoded by the coding sequence TTGAAACTTAAAAGTACTGAAGATCAAAAAAAATGTGCTCTAAAAAAGTATGAGATTGTAGACAAGGAACTCAACAAAACATACCAAACGATTCGCAAAACGTTTTCTGAATCTACAAAGCGGGAATTAAAAGAAGTACAACAACTTTGGATCGGATACAGGGATGGAATCTGCGAAGGGCCCATGTATTCTCCGGATGAAACAGGAATCGAATCCATCCTTTGTAAAACGAAAACGACGATAGAACGAATCACTTATCTAAAACGAGTTTGGTTATCTGGTGTCCCACCAACCGACGGATTGGGTTCTTACGTGGATGGTTTTGGGGGCAGTTTGAAACTTTTACGAAAAAAGTCAGTCCAGGAAATTCAGTTTGAATTACAAGTGGTCCGTGGGCCGACTGCACACGTTGGAGAAATCGGTGGAAACTGGACTCCTACCAAAGAAGGAAAATGGACTTGGGCTTCCAGTCCTGGATGCTCTAAGGAAGATCCGGAATGTTGTTTGTTGGAATTCCATACAATCGCAGCGAGTCGAATCGAAGTGAAAGAAATTTACTGTTCTGCTTATCGCGGTGCCAGGGCCTCCTTTGACGGCGACTACAGATATGAGTTTACTGAAAAGACTTTAAACAGAATGAATTCGGTAACTCGGTAA
- a CDS encoding M12 family metallopeptidase — MVYKNLFSNESKTFLHELFYKRKLNFGIYFCCKLILLPFLLSQSACIYNSNQNSNSKNSDLEFLTILIAPMIYYSQNEMECQTVGTVPIYGNESIRNDSDFLLTQKTNPIAGVGEFDIPKGRISAPYNIDASGEFVVGGDMIFKNQTPISNSEIPIRNYSFGVPNAGLWTGKTVPYTIDPSLEHVSRITRAIDYYDLHTEIRFIPRTGEADYVNFRDNDSGCSSKIGKIGGMQNINIDDVCGVASVIHEMGHAIGLLHEHQRPDRDNFIDIFWSNLTPSATGNLGIWDVTGSFTGVTYAAYDHCSIMHYGSYTSFNRTYLYPMLVTKEGKTIPYHAGMTQTDVQTIRNLYDGI, encoded by the coding sequence ATGGTATATAAAAACTTGTTTTCTAACGAGAGCAAAACCTTTCTGCACGAACTTTTCTATAAAAGAAAATTAAATTTTGGGATCTATTTTTGTTGTAAGCTGATTTTATTGCCTTTTCTACTTTCACAATCCGCGTGTATCTATAACTCAAATCAAAATTCAAATTCGAAAAACTCCGATTTAGAGTTTTTAACAATCTTAATTGCACCGATGATCTATTATTCTCAAAATGAAATGGAATGTCAGACCGTAGGTACGGTACCGATCTACGGAAACGAATCCATTCGGAATGATTCCGATTTTTTACTCACTCAAAAAACAAATCCGATCGCAGGCGTTGGAGAATTCGATATACCTAAAGGTAGAATTTCGGCTCCTTATAACATCGATGCTTCCGGTGAATTTGTAGTGGGGGGAGATATGATTTTTAAAAATCAAACTCCTATCTCGAATTCCGAAATTCCGATCCGAAACTATTCGTTTGGGGTACCCAATGCCGGTTTGTGGACCGGAAAAACGGTCCCCTATACGATCGATCCTTCCTTAGAACACGTTAGTCGCATTACAAGAGCGATCGATTATTACGATCTTCACACAGAAATTCGATTTATTCCCCGTACAGGCGAAGCCGATTACGTAAATTTTAGGGATAATGATTCAGGCTGTAGCTCGAAAATAGGAAAAATCGGCGGAATGCAAAATATAAACATCGACGACGTATGCGGTGTCGCCTCCGTGATTCATGAGATGGGACATGCGATCGGATTGTTACACGAACATCAAAGACCGGATCGGGACAATTTTATAGATATTTTTTGGTCGAATCTGACTCCTTCGGCAACCGGGAATTTAGGAATCTGGGATGTCACCGGATCTTTTACAGGCGTTACTTACGCCGCCTATGACCACTGTTCCATTATGCACTACGGATCCTACACGAGTTTTAATAGAACCTATTTATATCCTATGCTCGTAACAAAAGAAGGCAAAACGATTCCTTATCATGCGGGAATGACCCAAACCGACGTTCAGACAATTCGCAACTTATACGACGGAATTTAG
- a CDS encoding argininosuccinate synthase yields MAQSKPVKKIVLAYSGGLDTSVILTWLKDTYGCEVIAFTADVGQKEELSGLEEKGIKTGASKVYIQDLRLEFARDFIFPAIQGNALYEMRYLLGTSLARPLIAKAMVEVAEKEGADAFAHGATGKGNDQVRFELGVKSLAPEKTIIAPWRIWNFGGRSDLIEYAKSKGIPVPVTAEKPYSMDRNLMHISYEGGILEDPYREPNENMFLLTTSPEKAPDSPEYLEIDFQEGNCVAVNGKKLNPLEVMETLNTVAGKHGVGRVDIVENRLVGIKSRGVYETPGGTILFIAHRDLESITIDRDTQHHKDKLSIEFAELIYNGHWFSSRMKAVRAFITETQRYVTGTVKVKLYKGTCSVVGRKSSVSLYNPEMATFEKEELYNQKDAEGFINIYGLPAQETARLRKK; encoded by the coding sequence ATGGCGCAAAGCAAACCTGTTAAAAAAATCGTCCTCGCTTACTCCGGCGGATTGGATACGTCCGTAATCCTAACCTGGTTAAAAGATACCTATGGTTGTGAAGTGATCGCTTTTACTGCGGACGTGGGTCAAAAAGAAGAGCTTTCCGGTTTGGAAGAAAAGGGAATCAAAACCGGAGCTTCCAAGGTTTATATCCAAGATCTTCGTTTGGAATTTGCGCGAGATTTTATCTTTCCAGCCATTCAAGGAAACGCACTGTATGAAATGCGTTATCTCTTAGGCACATCCTTAGCCAGACCGTTGATCGCAAAAGCGATGGTGGAAGTCGCCGAAAAAGAAGGGGCGGACGCGTTTGCGCACGGCGCAACCGGAAAAGGAAACGACCAAGTCCGTTTTGAACTCGGTGTAAAATCCTTGGCTCCTGAAAAAACGATCATCGCGCCCTGGAGAATTTGGAACTTCGGCGGAAGATCTGACCTCATCGAATACGCAAAGTCAAAAGGAATCCCGGTTCCTGTAACCGCGGAAAAACCGTATTCTATGGACAGAAATCTAATGCATATTTCCTATGAAGGGGGAATATTAGAAGATCCTTATAGAGAGCCCAATGAGAATATGTTTCTTTTGACTACTTCCCCCGAAAAGGCTCCCGATTCTCCGGAATATTTGGAAATCGATTTTCAAGAAGGGAATTGTGTGGCGGTTAACGGTAAAAAATTGAATCCTCTGGAAGTCATGGAAACCTTAAACACGGTCGCGGGAAAACACGGAGTTGGAAGAGTCGACATCGTAGAAAACCGTCTCGTAGGAATCAAATCCAGAGGAGTTTACGAAACTCCGGGCGGAACCATTCTTTTTATCGCGCATAGGGATTTAGAATCCATCACGATCGACAGGGACACTCAACATCATAAGGACAAACTTTCGATCGAATTTGCAGAACTGATCTACAACGGTCATTGGTTTTCATCCAGAATGAAGGCGGTTCGCGCCTTTATCACAGAAACACAGAGATACGTAACCGGAACCGTAAAAGTAAAATTGTATAAAGGAACTTGCTCCGTAGTCGGAAGAAAGTCTTCGGTTTCGCTTTACAATCCGGAAATGGCCACTTTCGAAAAAGAGGAACTCTACAACCAAAAAGACGCCGAAGGTTTTATCAACATCTACGGACTGCCCGCTCAGGAAACGGCTAGGCTTCGTAAAAAATGA
- the coaD gene encoding pantetheine-phosphate adenylyltransferase, translating into MKHLAIYPGSFDPLTNGHLDILHRSLNLFDKVIIAIAVNSNKNTLFSIEERLGFISEVTEGMKGLEIDTFQGLTVDYCAKVGATSIIRGLRAVTDFDYEYAISLMNKKLAPEVETVFLMSSSEYSFISSSIVKEVARHGRDVSNQVPGIVSKALLKKLSQ; encoded by the coding sequence ATGAAACACTTAGCAATTTATCCGGGATCCTTTGACCCGTTGACAAACGGACATCTGGATATTCTCCACCGATCCTTGAATTTGTTTGACAAAGTCATCATTGCGATCGCGGTCAATTCCAACAAAAATACTTTGTTTTCGATCGAAGAAAGACTCGGATTTATCAGCGAAGTTACAGAAGGGATGAAAGGTTTGGAAATCGATACCTTTCAAGGTCTTACCGTAGATTATTGTGCAAAGGTAGGAGCCACGAGCATCATACGCGGTCTTAGAGCGGTTACGGACTTTGATTATGAATATGCAATTTCTTTGATGAACAAAAAACTGGCTCCCGAGGTGGAAACGGTATTTTTGATGTCTTCGAGCGAATATTCCTTTATTTCATCCTCGATCGTAAAAGAAGTCGCGAGACACGGTAGGGATGTGAGCAATCAGGTTCCCGGAATCGTAAGCAAAGCATTACTTAAAAAACTCTCTCAATAA